A DNA window from Macadamia integrifolia cultivar HAES 741 chromosome 4, SCU_Mint_v3, whole genome shotgun sequence contains the following coding sequences:
- the LOC122077593 gene encoding uncharacterized sugar kinase slr0537-like, with protein sequence MGAEEVQGPLPKKDRKVPLILGLQPSALVDHVARVDWSLLDQITGERGGSQPVAIEELEHILNELKTHILPTPDDPSPIITIAGGSVANTIRGLSVGFQVTSGIIGAFADDEQGRLFVHNMSSNGVNLSRLRLKKGPTAQCVCLVDAVGNRTMRPCLSNSVRLQADELIREDFTGSKWLVVRYAISNLEVIRAAVRIAKQEGVSVSLDLASFEMVRNFKTSLLELLESGHIDLCFANEDEAKELLRGEQNAGPEAAVEFLAKHCRWAVVTLGPNGCIVKHGKEMVRVPAIEETQATDATGAGDLFASGFLYGLEKGLSLEDCCRVGSCSGGSVIRSLGGEVSPENWQWMYKQMEVKDLPLPDFCKP encoded by the exons ATGGGGGCCGAAGAAGTACAGGGTCCCCTGCCCAAGAAGGACAGGAAGGTTCCTCTCATTCTCGGACTTCAACCATCTGCCCTTGTTGATCATGTCGCTAGGGTGGATTGGTCTTTGCTCGACCAGATTACCGGAGAGAGAGGTGGCTCTCAGCCG GTTGCTATTGAAGAGCTGGAGCATATATTAAATGAGCTGAAAACCCATATTCTTCCAACCCCTGATGATCCATCTCCTATCATAACAATAGCTGGCGGTAGCGTAGCTAATACGATCCGAGGTCTGTCTGTGGGCTTTCAGGTTACATCTGGAATAATTGGTGCCTTTGCAGATGATGAGCAAGGCCGCTTGTTTGTACATAATATGAGCTCTAATGGAGTGAACCTTTCAAGATTGAGGTTGAAGAAGGGACCCACAGCACAA TGTGTTTGCTTGGTTGATGCAGTTGGCAATCGGACTATGCGACCCTGTCTGTCAAATTCTGTTAGACTCCAG GCAGATGAATTAATTAGAGAGGATTTTACAGGTTCCAAG TGGTTGGTTGTGAGATATGCAATTTCCAATCTGGAAGTTATTCGTGCGGCAGTTAGGATTGCTAAACAAGAGGGAGTATCTGTCTCCCTGGATTTGGCCAGTTTTGAG ATGGTGCGAAACTTCAAGACATCTCTTCTTGAATTACTTGAATCTGGGCACATTGACCTCTGTTTTGCCAATGAGGATGAAGCAAAAGAGCTGCTAAG GGGTGAGCAAAATGCTGGTCCAGAGGCTGCTGTGGAGTTCCTGGCGAAACATTGCCGATGGGCTGTGGTTACATTAGGCCCTAATGGATGCATAGTGAAACATGGGAAAGAG ATGGTCAGAGTTCCAGCTATAGAGGAAACACAAGCAACTGATGCAACTGGAGCGGGTGACCTATTTGCCAGTGGATTCTTGTATGGGTTGGAGAAAGGGCTGTCTCTTGAGGACTGCTGCAGAGTGGGCTCCTGCAGTGGCGGGTCCGTGATCCGTTCACTTGGCGGCGAGGTTTCACCAGAGAACTGGCAATGGATGTATAAGCAAATGGAAGTAAAAGACCTCCCCCTTCCTGATTTCTGTAAGCCCTAA